The Candidatus Poribacteria bacterium genome includes the window CGCGTGAAAGACGCTCGTGGCGAATTCCTGCCATCGGTCGATGCCCAGGGCAGGTACCTGTTCAACGACCGCGTCGACTTCGGCTTCGAGCGGGATAACTACGACGTGAGCGTGACGGCGGACTACCTGGTCTGGGACCAGGGCAGGCGGAGGATCGCGCTCGACCAAGCCCGCTCGAACCACGAGGCGTCCGGGGCGCGTTTGGAGAGAAGCCGTCAGAACCTAGTCTTTCAGATCGTCCAAGCCTACTACCGCCTACTGGAAGCTGCGAAGCTCGTCGAACTGGATACGGAGCTCCTTGAGAGCAGTCGAGGCAACGCCGGTCGGGTTCGGGCGTTCTACGAGCTCGAGAAAGCCATTGAGGCGGACGTTGCCGCAGCCGAAGTGCGCGTTGCCACGGACGAGTTGAGCCTGCTCAACGACCAGAACGCGCACGATATCGCCCAGGCGAACCTGCCCACGATCCTCGGCTTGTCGCCGGACGCGCGGCTCTCCATCGCCGACGAGGCGGACTTCGACCGGTACTTGGAGACCGGCAAGATCGAGCGATACGCCAAGTCTCTGAATGAGACGATCGCTCTTGCGATGGGGCAGCGACCAGAGATCACGGAGAGCCGATTGGGGTTGAGAGCCCTCGAGCTGACGCGCAAGCGCGCACAGCTCGACCGACTGCCTCGTGTCAGCGCCCAGGGCAACTTCACTGCGAACGTGGACGACTATCTGAACGAGCGCGACGACTTCAAGAAGTACCGCACGTGGAGCGCATCAGCCCTAGTGCAGTTTCCGGTCTTCGACGGTGGCGCGACGAAGCGGGCGCTGGATCGAGCCGAGCTCGAGCTCGCTAGGGTTGAGGAACAGAACGCGGAACTACACCGTACGATCGCGTTGGACGTTCAACAGGCGTATCTGAATCTGGTCGAGGCGGAGAAACGACTGGAGATATCGGCGGTTCAGGTTCGGAACGCCGATCTAAGCCTGAAAGTCACTGCTGCCCGGTTCGCGGAGGGACTGGTGATCCCCCTCGAGCTGTTCGATGCGCAGGCACAGTACGCGCAGGCGACGACCAGCCAGATACGAGCGTTCTACGACTACAAGATCGCGCAGCGCGCGCTTGACCGGGCCGTCGGCAAGCGCCCCTAGGATCGTCGGAAGGGCGTGCTTCATGACCCGACTTCGAGCGGCGGTGATTCTCGTCGTCGGTGTGGTGGCGGTTGCAGGGGGAGGCTGGTACGCGGCGAACGTTCTGGCGCAAGGGAAGCCCAAGGACGATTCCAAGCAGAGGACCGAAGTCGTCAAGTCGGCGCCGTTCGTCGTCAAGATACGGGAGACCGGCACCCTCGAGGCGCTGCTGTCGGTCAACGTCAAATCGAACGTCGAAGGCGAGATCAAGCAACTGCTGGTTCACGAGGGCGATCTCGTCATCGCGGGTCAGCCATTGATCCAGCTCGATGATCGTCAGCTTCGCGAACAGAAGAACCAGGCGGATGCGGGGCTACTGGCGGCACAGGCGCAGTGGGAGCAAGCGAAGCGCAACGTCGGTCTGACCGACATCCAGCAGAACAGCGCGCTCGCAGAGGCTGAAGACTCGCAGCGGATTGCCGGCGCTGCCCTGGAAGCCGCGCAGAGGACAACAGTCCAGCAGCTGACCTCGGCGCAGCTCGAGATCACGTCCAGCGGGGCGGCGCTGGAGCAGGAGCGCATCGGCGTCGAACAGGCAAAGATCGCCCTGACGCAGGCAGAGCTGGCAGCGGACACCGCCAAGTCGCAGCAGGACTCGGCGAAGGTCTCGCTGACGAACGCCCAAGCCGAGGTCTCGCGGATGCGCGAGCTCTATTCGAAGAAGTTCGTGTCGAAGAGCCAGCTCGAGTCGGCTGAGGCAAGCTATGCGAGCGCCAAGACGGCTCACGAGCAGGCGATCAAAAACGTCGCGACCAGAGCAGAGGCGGTGCGGTCCCAGGAACAGGCTTTGGCTGCCGCCCGGTCGTCATTGCAGAACCGGGAGAGCGTACTCAAGTATCAGCGCGAGAATCTCGACACGTTGGAGCGCTCGCGTGAGGCGTTCGAGCGTCAGGCGGAGCTCCAACTCGCCACGGCGGACACGCGCCTCAAGCGCGTGCTCGACTCGGTGGACCCGGAGAAGGAGAACAGCAAGTCTGCGCTGACGACCGCCTACTCCAATCTGCTGCGAGCACAGAGCACGCTGAAGACCGTCAACGAACAGCTCGGGTGGACCCGGATCGTCGCTCCGGTCTCCGGGACGATCATCCAGTTGGTAGTCGAGGAGGGCGAGATCGTCGTGTCGGGCCGTTCGGGGTTCGCTCAGGGGCCCGCCATCATGACGATTGCGGACCTGTCCCAGATGATCACGAAGGCCTACATCGCCGAGGTGGACATACCCAACGTCGAAGTGGGGCAGGCGGCTGAGATCCGCACCGACGCCTACGATGACAAGGTGTTCCAGGGGCGCGTCAAGGAGATATCGCCGCTCGCACAGGTTCGCCCTGGTGAGAGCGTTACGAAGTTCGAGGTCCAGGTCGAGGTGCTCGGTTCGCCGCCGGAGCTTCGTCCTGGGATGAATGTCGATGTGGACATCATCGTTGCGGACAGGCAGTCCGTCGCTCAGCTTCCGATCGAGACGCTCATCGAAAAGCAGAAAGTCATCGTCCATGCGACGGTGCCCGGCGGAGAGCTCTCGTCACTGACTCGGAATCAGAAGGTGGACGTCGAGTCGAGGTCGGGGAAGCGCTATCCCGGACGTATCTCACGCATTGAGCCGGCAAGCAGGCGCAACGTGGTCGTGTTCATCGACGACGACGCGCCCAAAGGCTTGCGCGCCGGCGAGCAGGTGCTGACGCTCGTCACGCTCAAGGAGCAGGAGAAGAAGAAGCCTGAAGACGACCGGCGCATCGAAGACATCCCGGTGCTCGTCGAGAGCGATCGGAAGCAGCTCGTCATGGTGCCCGACGGAGACGCGCCGGAAGAGGCGAAGAAGCCGTTCTGGGCGCGGTTGCTGCCCGGACCGAAGAAGGTAGACCGTCCCAAGGGCATCGAGACCGAAATCAAGGCTGGTCTGAGGAATGACGTGGCGTTCGAAGTGGTTTCAGGACTGGGCGTGGGCGACCACGTGGTCATCCCGGAACTGCGCGATCTCGTGAGCTCGCAGCGTCCGGGTCCGGGCAGGTAAGCCTCGCGATGGATAGCGGTGGCTGGCACGTCCGGGGCGATGTCGAGTGCAGATACCCAGTGCTACAAGCGACGAAGGCGGCAGGATGAAAGATGGCAACGGCGATCGGGGGGGCGGCGGCGACGTCTTGATCGACGTCAAGGACCTCACCAAGGTCTATGAGATGGGCGACGTTCGCGTGCACGCTCTGAGGGGGGTGACGGTCCAGATATCGCGCGGCGAGATGGTCGCGATCATGGGCCCTTCCGGTTCGGGAAAATCGACGATGATGGATATCCTCGGCTGCCTCGCCAAGCCGACTGCGGGAACCTACTTCTTAGACGGGCTCAACATCGGCGAGGTGAGCGACAACCGGCTCGCCGAGATTCGGAACAAGAAGGTCGGGTTCGTCTTCCAATCGTTCAACCTGCTGCCCCGAATGTCCGCCATGCACAACGTGGAACTGCCGCTCATCTACAGCGGCGAAGGCAGGCGCGAACGGCGGCGGCGCGCGATGGAAGCTCTCGCGTCCGTGGGCTTGGCGGACCGAGCCCATCACAAGTCCAACGAGCTTTCAGGCGGGCAAATCCAGCGCGTGGCAATCGCCCGGGCTCTGGTCACCAAGCCGACGATCATCTTCGCCGATGAACCGACCGGCAACCTGGATTCGAAGACCGGCATCGAGGTTATGGGGATCTTCTCGCAGCTTCACGAGCAGGGGAACACACTGCTCATGGTCACTCACGAACCCGACATCGCCGGGTACTGCCAGCGGATCATCCGTCTTCGGGATGGAGTCGTCGAAGCCGATCAGTGGATCCGCGAGATGTCGCCCTTGGCTCGCCAAGTTCACGGCGAGCAGCCCATCGTGTCCGCCCCGACCCACTACGCCGACTAGCCTCGGTGAGCCGCCGTGTTCGCCTTCCCGCTCATACCACGCTGGCGGCGCTGCATGTCTGCCTGGGTGTGCGCATGGGCGTCCATCGTAGTTCTGTCCTCAATCGGGTGCGGCCGCCCGTCGCCCGCCGATCCCTACAGGCTCCGAATCGGCATTGATGACGCCGACCTCCTAGCAGCAGAACTCAACGACAACATCCGCGAAGGCAGCCTGGCGCGCCTGTCCAGTGGCGACAACGACTACCCGCTAACGCTGTTCGGATCGCCTACGTACCGCGTACGGCTTTCGATGCCGCCGCGGACAATCGTCTCGTTGCTGGGCATCGCGCAGGTCCAGCTCAACGATCTCCGTTTCCAGGAGGCACGCGTTCGGTGGAGCTCAGCGGAACGCGGGCTGGTGGTTCGGCTGACCATCGCGGACAAGGCGGACGGAATCACGGGCTCGCTGCGGTTTCTGCAGAACATGAGAGACCTGACATTCGCCGTGGAAGCCGCCAGCCTGACGCTCGTCCTTGAGCCGGTTGCGTCCGATGGCAGGATCGCGTTCATGCCGCTCCGAGGGGAATTCGCGGCGAACACGGACGACGCGCTCCCGGCGGTTCGCGATGTCGTCCGCGAAAACATCCGCGCCGTCAGCGCGTCCATGGTGGAGCAGGCGAACGCGGCGTTCCAGGGCTATTCGAGCTCTCTTTCCACCTGGATAGCCGGTCAACTGGCGGCAGACGCCGAAGTGACTGCCGTTGCGGTCACGAGCGATGGCATGATCGTGTCCGCCCGCTCGCGTGCCGACGTGAACGCCGACGGACGGGTCGATATCGCCGACCTGGTGAGCGTTGCGCGCGACTTCGGCGAACGCGGAGCCGAAGGGCTCCAGCACAGCGATGTCAACCGCGACGGCGTGGTGGATATCGCCGACCTGGTGCTCGTCGCCATGCGATTCGGGCTCTAGCCTACGATTCCCCCTCACCGAAAACGATGAACTGAGCCATCAGGAACCCCGCCTGGTTGTTGTGCTTCGGGTTCTCGTTCATCGCGATGAAGAGCACGCCTTCTTCCCGAACGATGTTGTCGTACCGAGCCCCGACAGCAAACGGCTTGCCGTTTCCGATGCGTGCGATCAAGGCTCCGACATTCGCGCCAGGCATGAGGAACTCGTCGCCGGCAATCAGTCCTGGCACGCCGTCGCCGCCGCACCATCCGATGCGATTCCGCAGATCGGGGGACCATGCGCCTTCGGCATCGACAACCAGGCGGTTCCCAGCCGCCAGTCGTACGTAGGTTTCCTGCCAGTGCGTGCTCGGACGCGCCATTCGAATGACCGTGAGCGGCATGTCAGCCTCCTTGGCTCAGGATACAGAACGCCGGTAGGACCGAGTCGTCAGGGCTGCATCGCGTCGAACAGGGCGCGATAGTAACGCATCAGCCGGTCAGGCTCCGAGCTCTCGGCGATCTCCGCGAGGCAGAACCCGTCGTAGCCGCTATCCGCAAGCAGGGCAAACAGGTCCCGATACGGATACGACGGGTTCCACAGCTCCGTGATGTGAACCAGCCCGATCGCGCCGCGAACGAGCGCGAAGGTGTCGCGGATGGACCCACCGACGACGTCTGTCGCGTTCGAGTTCCAGCACACCCGAAGGTTCGCGTGGTCGGCGTAGTCGAGGATCGTGCGGATGTGCGGCAATTCCGACGTACCACCGCCGTGCACTTCGAGCCGCACCTCGACGCCGATTCCCGACGCATGCTGGGCGCACTCGCGGAGCGCGAGCCCGATCTGCTCGAGCGTTCGGTACACCGGCACGTCCTTTGGGAGCCCGTTGGGACGGACTTTGATGCCGGGCGCGCCCACGTCGCGCGCGAGCCGCGCGTAGAGCTTGGTCCCGTCGATGTTACGGCGAACCTCGTCAGCGTCGATCGAGTGGTACTCGAACGCGCTGCCGAGCCCAGCCAACGCGACGGGGCTGTCGGCGAAGCGGAGTTTGATCTCGGACCTCTCCGATGCCGTAAGACTGATTTCGACGCCGTGAGCGTGCGTCGTTCGGAGCTCGACTCCCTCGAACCCCGTCTGAGTGCAGTGCTCGATGATCGCGTCGACGGACCAAGCGCGTCCCAGGTTGTAGGTGACCATCCCGAGCTTCATGGTGCGTGCCTCCGTCGTGTGCCGGGTCGCCGTGGGACTCTACTGATGCACGTCGCGCGTCAGCGGCTCGTCGGTGCGCCATTCCGCGGGAAGCGTGTCGTCGCGATAGCGCAAGATGATGTGCGGATCGAAGGGATACCGTCCTGTGCGCGCTCCGAATAGGCAGAACCCGCCTTGGTTCGCCGCGCCATCGGATACCTCGAAGCGGAGCCGAATCTGCCCGTCTGCCTCGATCTGTTCGCGGTAAGTGTCCGACAGGGCGAACGTGATGCGCGTCAGGTCGCCGTAGGACCCGTGGTGGTAGGACGCGAGGTGCGACAGCACGCCGCGCATGTCCGCCGGGTCGTCGGCAAACGCGAGCTCGGTCGACGGTCCCTCGTTCAGCGTGAGGCGCAGGTCCGTCGGATGCTTGCGCGTGTCCGTCTGAGGGTAGTCCTGATCGCGGCGTCGGGCGGGCCAGTCGAGTTTTTCGGCGTCCGCCTTCGCAGCGCCCTCGAAGACGATCTCGACCGTGTCGAGCTGCCGAGCAGCGATGCCCTCCGGGAGGGCGACGTGGTACTCGATCAGCCCCGTTCCGCAGCCGGCTGCCTTGCCCTGGGCTTCGGGGAAAGTTCGCCCCGACCATTCGCAGCGGGCGTAGTCTTCCGGTCTGAATCGAGCCAGCACAGTCCCGGCGTGGATCTTCTCCGCCATCGGCACGTCCGCCTGAACGTCGATGTTGATGTAGTTCGACGCCAGCAGGATGCCGCGTCTGCCGCGAAGCCACACGGCGAGCGTCGCGAGACAGCGCTCGTTGGGCAGCGTGACGCTGATGTCGCCGAGCGGATGCACGGTGTACGGGACCCAGGAAGCCGGTCGCCGATCTTGCGAATAGACCTTGGTCCGTCCGCGCACATCGACGCCTGTGAGCACCCAGTGCAGTTCGATGTTCTCCTCGTCGCGGCGCGACCAGTGGCTGATGGCGACCGGAATGCTCAATGTCTCGCCCGCATCTGCCGAGGGACACGGCTCGCAGTCGATCACCAGGAAGTCCGGCGCGTTGATCTGCCGGATGGAGAACCCAGGGACGTGGGAGCTGTACCCGAACTCCTTGCGCGACCGGTCGTAGTTCATGACCCCGTTGTGTTCCCACTCGAGGTCCGTCAGTTCTGTGTAGATGTAGCCGCATATCTTGTCGTGGCGTCGAAGTTCGTTGGTCAGGTACTTCACGCCCCACGAGATGTCCCGGTCGCCCCCACCTGCGGAGACGTTCCCGAACTCGCTGTTGATCAGCGGCTGGATGCCCTGAGTCCTGCCCCCGATATAGTTGAAGCCGGATCCGTCGTGGGTCTCCGCCACGACGTGCCCGATGTGCTGGCGAGCTTTGGCGTAGTCGTCGATGTAGAAGTGCCAAGAGTTGATGTCGGTCACGACGTGGTCGTAGCGGCAGGGAGAGTTGTCCTCCACGAGCCGGGTCGTGTCCAGCGACTTGGCGAGCCCGTACATGTCGGCGACCCACTGCTGCGTCTCGTCCGTGTATTCGCCGTGACCGATGCCCCAGGTCTCGTTGAACAGCACCCACGAGAAGATCGACGGGTGGTTGTAGTCGCGCGCGACCGCCTCGCGGAACGTCTGCTCCCAATAGGCGCGCGACTTGTCATTGTCGTGGGTTGTATTGGGCAGGTCGTACATGATGAGCAGTCCGAGCCGATCCGCCCAGTAGTAGAGGCGCGGCTCGTCGACCTTGATGTGGATTCGCAGGAAGTTGAATCCGTACTCGTTCTTGGCGCGCTCGATGTCGCCGCGGATCACGCTGTCGCTGGGATACGTGTAGATGCCGTCTGGGTGGAACGACTGGTGCAGCGCGCCGATCAGGTAGATCGGCTCGCCGTTCAGCAAGATGTACTCGTACGGGCGGTCGCCGTAGCGCCCTCGCGAGATCGTCCGCATGCCGAAGTACGTCTGCACCGAGTCGACGATCACCTCGTCCCGCAGCAGCGTTGCCGTGAGCTCGTACAGCGCGGGATGCTCCGGGCTCCACAGCTCTGGGTCTGGAATAGGCACCGTGACCCGCACGTGGGTCGACGCGCCGTTGTGCATCACGACGCGCCGAACCTCTGGCAGACCGCGCTCCAGGAAGGTCAACTCGAGCGAGTACTCGTCGGCAGCGCCGATGATCCGCGCGTCGATGTAGGCGACTTCATTGGCGACGTCGGGCGTCACGTGGAGCTGTGTGAGGCGAGCGTCTCCGATCGCCTCGAGATAGACCGTCTGCCAGATGCCGCTGGTCCGTGTGTACCACCCGGTTTGCTTGCCGCTTGGGTAGTCGGGATGCGTATCGTCGAACGCGCGGACGACGAGCGTGTTGTCGCCGGGAACCAGGTGATCGGTGATGTCGAACTCGAACGGAACGTAGCCGCCGCGATGGACGCCGACGAACACGCCGTTGACCCAGACTCTCGCTTCCCAATCGACCGCGCCGAACTTGAGGAGAACCCGGTGCTTGCGCCACTCGTCTGGGACCTGGAACGTTCGCTGGTACCACGCAGCCCCCTGATAGTCCGGCGCTTGGATGCCGGACAACGAGCTCTCCCACGGGAACGGGACCGCGATCTCCCGTGTGAAGTCACGACGTCCGGAGTGCCATCCCTGCTCAACGCCGACGCAGTCCGGGTCGAACTCGAACTGCCACACGCCGTTCAGGTTGAGCCACCGTTCGCGCTGGAAATCGGGTCGTGGATGCTCCGTCCGCGGTATGTATCTCATTGTCGATTCACTCAGGTGGTAGGTCGCCGGAAACCGATCGGTACGAGGGACGCGCTCAGCCGTGGGAACCGTTGTCGCGGCTCCGACCGTGAGCATACTCGTCGCCGGTCGGAGCGGCAAGTTCCATGACTGCTCGTAGCTTGACGAAGTGCGCCCCGACACCTACACTGACTCCATGAGCCATAAGGAACCGTCGCCACAACGTCGAAGCGGGCAGCATAGCGCCCTGCGGGAACAGATCCTGCGCGATCAGAGACGCCTCTGGAACGTGGGGAGCACCCCGGACTCGGTCGAGATCGTCCGCGATGGGGCGACATCGTCCGACGGGTTCTGGAACGTGCCGCAGCGCGCGTCCGTATGGGGTTCCATCGCCATCGGCGCAGTCGCCGTCGCGGGCTGGGTCGCGGCTTTCGTCGGCGGGTTGGCGGTGGCGTACGCGGCGTCGCTGATCCGCTGACGTGGCGCGATTCAGCGACAGGAGGTCCTACGAGTGGGCCCATTGTCTTGGGTCAGAGGGCTCGCCGTCGCCTTCGTGCTGGCTTTGTCGGCGGGATGCGCGTCGGTGGGTGTCGCCGTGCCCGGCGTGCAGCAGAGCGACCGCGTGTCGGAAGGCGACCGCCTTCGCGACCGAGTGGCGACATCCCGGACCAACCAAGAAGCCTCCCAGTCGCGCCTGGAGCTGGCGCGGTATTACATGGATCGCGCCGATTTCGACGAGCGCGGCGTCGATGTCCTTCGCGAGCTCGTCGCCCTCGGACCTCAGCACGAGACAGCCGCAGAGGCGCATTGGCGGCTCGCCCAGTACGCGATCCGATCCGAGCGGTACGGGGACGCACGGGACAGCCTCCTGACCGTCATTCTGGATATCGGCAGCAGCGCGTTCGACGCGGACTCTCGAGCCGACCTCGGCTTGGTCCACGAGCGCCTGGCAGACCCGTTGTCCGCGGCGGACGCTTACCAGGGGTTCCTCGCGCGACATGCGACGCATCGCCGTGCTGAGGCAGTGAGGGAACGGCTCGCGGAGCTCGGCGTGACGACTGCAACGGCGCGAGGGAGCGCTCAGCCCAAGACGTCGCCGGACGCGGCACCCCGGACCGTGGACGAAGCGCGGCGTCTCGATGGAGCGCCCGAACGTCGCGTGATCGGTCCGGCGACACGACCCAACGCCAGAAGGCTGCTTGAGTCGTGGAAGCCTTCGCCGACTTTCGGATGGAATGCGCGCTCATTGTTGATGGGCGACGGCGACAGGATGTTCGGCGGCGAGGAGCTCGAGCAGTCTCTCGACGGCGACGGGGCTCGTCTGGACGATGCCGTTCTCGGGCTGGGCATGGTTCTCTACCAGATGGGGGAGCACGCTCGAGCGGGAGCCCTGTTCGAGAAGGTCGTCGAGATGGGCGTCGAGGACCCTGAGATGTCGCTCGCGCTCTCCGTCTGCTACCTGAAGGTCGGGGCTGCCGAAGCCGCGAGGCGAGCGTTCGTCGACGCGCACAGGCTGGACGCTTCGGTCCTGCGGCGGATGCTGACACACGCGGACTCTCTGACCTCGCGTGGGGATCGAGAAGAGGCTCAAGCCGTGCTGTCGATGTTAGTCGGCGTCGATCCGGCGCACGACACTGACATACGACTGCGCCTCGAGCGGCTGTCTGACCCATGATGGTCTGCGCGGCGCGGTTCAAGTGAACACTTCGCACATTGAGGTGTCTAAGTTGACATGAGGCATGCCACCTCCGACGCAACCGGAAGGGCGACTGTGGATGTGCCGCGCCTGTTCGCTCCAGCCGAGGTTGACCTCGGCATCGCGGAGGAGGCGACCGATGCGCGCGAAGCCTTTGCATCGGTCGTGATGAAGTACCGCGAGCCGGTGTACCGGGTGGCTGTGCACATGATGCGGAACCACGAGGACGCCGACGATGTGGTCCAGGAGACGTTCCTGAGAGCATATCGCGCCCTCGACCGATTCCGAGGCGACGCGTCGATGGGGACGTACCTTTACCGAACCGTAACGAACGTGTGCCTGAACCGGCTTCGGGCGCGCGACCGAGCTCGACGGTTCCTGGGTCTTCTCTCATGGCATGGACAGAAATCGTCTCCGCCTCCGAGCCGAGAGTTGCTTGCGTCCGAAGCGACGGAGGTGGTCCGGGCGGCGGTCGGCTCACTGCCTCCCAAACTCCGGGCGGCGTTGGTTCTCAGCGAGTTCGAGGGTCTGACCGCGCCGCAGATCGCCGAAGTCCTGCAGATCCCCGATGGGACCGTGCGGTCGCGTCTGCACTTGGCTCGAGCGAAGCTGCGCGAGAAGCTCGCCGACTACGTTCGGGGCTAGCGAAGGGCTGAGAGATGCACCTGATGTGCCGGGAAGTCAAAGCCCGACTGGACGCCTACGCGACGGGCGCATTGCCCGGAAGCGAGCGGTTGCGGCTGCTCGCGCACCTCAACAGTTGTCCGACCTGCCGACTGACGCTGCACGCGGCGGAACGCACGGCGGCGCTGGTCCGACGAGTGTCCGTAGCCGTCCCGCCGCCCGGTTACCTCGAGTCGCTCCCGTCCAAACTGGACGCCATGGCTCCTCGGGCCCTGGCGCTGAGCCGTCTCAGAAGGCTGACCGGCGCTGCCGTTGTCGCCGCTGTCGCGCTGTTGATCGTGTCGGCTGGTGTGCGCCGGATCGCCGTGGACGCCGACCATCGCGCCATCCCGTTTGGGCTGGGCGCTGTAGCTGCGACCCCAGCCCTGCCCGACAGTGCTGCTCGCCCGATCAGCGGCCGCGACGCCCACCGCGAGCTTGTCGCATCGCGTTCCGGACGTCCGCATGCTGCCCGCTTGGTAGAAGTGAGCCTGATGGACGGGCTGTCCCATCCGCTCGTTGCCGACGTCGAACCCGTGGCGAACCGCGACGTCGTCGCGAGTGAGCCGCCGCCAGCCCTCGTTGCGCAGGCGGATGGCTGGTTGGCGATGGCGCTCCCCTCGGCAGAACCGAACGCGTGGGATGCGGGCTTCGAGACGGATGCTGCCGTGGACGGACTCGTCTCGCGCTTCAGTCGGCCGAGCCGATTCGGCTGGCGTCAACCTGGCGACTACGGGCTTTCGGCGTTCGTGCGAAGTCCAGTGGCGCTAGTGTCCGATGTGACGTTCCCGGATGTTGCGAAGCCGCAAGGACGGCGTTGATCTCGCGCGTCGAACCGTGTATGCTGGCGCCGGTCTTATTCTGAGTATGGTCGATCGAACAACGTTATCTCGTGTGAGTGGCGTGATTGCCGGGCTCCTCTGAAAGGATCCGCCTACATGAACAGCAAACTCCTCGTCGGAGTCGGAATCGTCGGGCTGCTGGCTGTGCTTTTCTGGCCCAGCGGCAGCTCTCAGCGTGTGAGGAACTTCTTCGAAGAGGCTGAGCAGTTCCTCGCGGCTAGGAAGTACACGGACGCGATCGCCAAGTACGAGGAGGCGCTGGTCGAGTCTCAGAAGCCTTTCGTCAAGACTGAGGTGATCGACCCGGACTTCAACACGCTCGCCAAGTATAAGATCGCGTTCTCTTACACGCAGATCGCTGAGCAGTCGGGCGATCTCTCGAAGTACGACGACGCGGTCGAGGTGATCGAGCCCCTCTACGCGGTCGCCACCGTGCCCAAGCACCGGGAGTTGATCACCTTCCTCTGGGGCTATGTCCTCTTCAAACAG containing:
- a CDS encoding TolC family protein — protein: MVSMSRQVLRVLLRPVSVVLFLLLHAGASHGAEQSPELPKAPLTLDECIELGLKNATDVRTAELDLRINDLRVKDARGEFLPSVDAQGRYLFNDRVDFGFERDNYDVSVTADYLVWDQGRRRIALDQARSNHEASGARLERSRQNLVFQIVQAYYRLLEAAKLVELDTELLESSRGNAGRVRAFYELEKAIEADVAAAEVRVATDELSLLNDQNAHDIAQANLPTILGLSPDARLSIADEADFDRYLETGKIERYAKSLNETIALAMGQRPEITESRLGLRALELTRKRAQLDRLPRVSAQGNFTANVDDYLNERDDFKKYRTWSASALVQFPVFDGGATKRALDRAELELARVEEQNAELHRTIALDVQQAYLNLVEAEKRLEISAVQVRNADLSLKVTAARFAEGLVIPLELFDAQAQYAQATTSQIRAFYDYKIAQRALDRAVGKRP
- a CDS encoding HlyD family efflux transporter periplasmic adaptor subunit translates to MRRHSTRRRRPARYERSTTTRSRSARLTGPSASAPRIVGRACFMTRLRAAVILVVGVVAVAGGGWYAANVLAQGKPKDDSKQRTEVVKSAPFVVKIRETGTLEALLSVNVKSNVEGEIKQLLVHEGDLVIAGQPLIQLDDRQLREQKNQADAGLLAAQAQWEQAKRNVGLTDIQQNSALAEAEDSQRIAGAALEAAQRTTVQQLTSAQLEITSSGAALEQERIGVEQAKIALTQAELAADTAKSQQDSAKVSLTNAQAEVSRMRELYSKKFVSKSQLESAEASYASAKTAHEQAIKNVATRAEAVRSQEQALAAARSSLQNRESVLKYQRENLDTLERSREAFERQAELQLATADTRLKRVLDSVDPEKENSKSALTTAYSNLLRAQSTLKTVNEQLGWTRIVAPVSGTIIQLVVEEGEIVVSGRSGFAQGPAIMTIADLSQMITKAYIAEVDIPNVEVGQAAEIRTDAYDDKVFQGRVKEISPLAQVRPGESVTKFEVQVEVLGSPPELRPGMNVDVDIIVADRQSVAQLPIETLIEKQKVIVHATVPGGELSSLTRNQKVDVESRSGKRYPGRISRIEPASRRNVVVFIDDDAPKGLRAGEQVLTLVTLKEQEKKKPEDDRRIEDIPVLVESDRKQLVMVPDGDAPEEAKKPFWARLLPGPKKVDRPKGIETEIKAGLRNDVAFEVVSGLGVGDHVVIPELRDLVSSQRPGPGR
- a CDS encoding ABC transporter ATP-binding protein — encoded protein: MKDGNGDRGGGGDVLIDVKDLTKVYEMGDVRVHALRGVTVQISRGEMVAIMGPSGSGKSTMMDILGCLAKPTAGTYFLDGLNIGEVSDNRLAEIRNKKVGFVFQSFNLLPRMSAMHNVELPLIYSGEGRRERRRRAMEALASVGLADRAHHKSNELSGGQIQRVAIARALVTKPTIIFADEPTGNLDSKTGIEVMGIFSQLHEQGNTLLMVTHEPDIAGYCQRIIRLRDGVVEADQWIREMSPLARQVHGEQPIVSAPTHYAD
- a CDS encoding TIM barrel protein; amino-acid sequence: MKLGMVTYNLGRAWSVDAIIEHCTQTGFEGVELRTTHAHGVEISLTASERSEIKLRFADSPVALAGLGSAFEYHSIDADEVRRNIDGTKLYARLARDVGAPGIKVRPNGLPKDVPVYRTLEQIGLALRECAQHASGIGVEVRLEVHGGGTSELPHIRTILDYADHANLRVCWNSNATDVVGGSIRDTFALVRGAIGLVHITELWNPSYPYRDLFALLADSGYDGFCLAEIAESSEPDRLMRYYRALFDAMQP
- a CDS encoding tetratricopeptide repeat protein yields the protein MGPLSWVRGLAVAFVLALSAGCASVGVAVPGVQQSDRVSEGDRLRDRVATSRTNQEASQSRLELARYYMDRADFDERGVDVLRELVALGPQHETAAEAHWRLAQYAIRSERYGDARDSLLTVILDIGSSAFDADSRADLGLVHERLADPLSAADAYQGFLARHATHRRAEAVRERLAELGVTTATARGSAQPKTSPDAAPRTVDEARRLDGAPERRVIGPATRPNARRLLESWKPSPTFGWNARSLLMGDGDRMFGGEELEQSLDGDGARLDDAVLGLGMVLYQMGEHARAGALFEKVVEMGVEDPEMSLALSVCYLKVGAAEAARRAFVDAHRLDASVLRRMLTHADSLTSRGDREEAQAVLSMLVGVDPAHDTDIRLRLERLSDP
- a CDS encoding sigma-70 family RNA polymerase sigma factor — its product is MRHATSDATGRATVDVPRLFAPAEVDLGIAEEATDAREAFASVVMKYREPVYRVAVHMMRNHEDADDVVQETFLRAYRALDRFRGDASMGTYLYRTVTNVCLNRLRARDRARRFLGLLSWHGQKSSPPPSRELLASEATEVVRAAVGSLPPKLRAALVLSEFEGLTAPQIAEVLQIPDGTVRSRLHLARAKLREKLADYVRG